One region of Vidua chalybeata isolate OUT-0048 chromosome 26, bVidCha1 merged haplotype, whole genome shotgun sequence genomic DNA includes:
- the PNMT gene encoding phenylethanolamine N-methyltransferase: MSSPAALREGYEHFDPRAYLRNNYLPPRADFSSEEFVVPWKLRCLAETFASGEIRGQTLIDVGSGPTIYQLLSACDHFEEIVATDYLAVNREELGRWARGEPGAFDWSPFIQHVCKIEGRGEPWQDKERRLRERLRRILPIDVHRPEPLGAPLRPPADALLSAFCLEAVSPDRAAFVRALAHVGNLLRPGGHALLLGALGESFYLAGPARLPVVPLQEADVREALAAAGFALRELRSYAMPPALRTGVDDVDGVFFAHAQKPLEA, translated from the exons ATGAGCAGCCCGGCCGCGCTCCGCGAGGGCTACGAGCACTTCGACCCCCGCGCGTACCTGCGCAACAATTACCTCCCTCCCCGCGCCGACTTCTCCTCCGAGGAGTTCGTGGTGCCCTGGAAGCTGCGATGCCTGGCCGAGACCTTCGCCAGCG gtgaGATCCGAGGGCAGACGTTGATCGATGTGGGCTCGGGCCCCACCATCTACCAACTGCTGAGCGCCTGCGACCACTTCGAGGAGATCGTGGCCACCGATTACCTGGCGGTGAACCGGGAGGAGCTGGGCCGGTGGGCGCGGGGCGAGCCCGGAGCCTTCGACTGGAGCCCCTTCATCCAGCACGTCTGCAAGATCGAGGGGCGCGG GGAGCCGTGGCAGGACAAGGAGCGGCGTCTCCGCGAGCGTCTCCGCCGGATCCTGCCCATCGACGTGCACCGCCCGGAGCCGCTGGGAGCCCCGCTGCGCCCCCCGGCCGACGCGCTGCTCTCCGCCTTCTGCCTGGAGGCCGTGAGCCCCGACCGCGCCGCCTTCGTGCGGGCACTGGCCCACGTGGGCAACCTGCTGCGCCCGGGGGGCCACgcgctgctgctgggagccctgggcGAGTCCTTCTACCTGGCGGGCCCCGCTCGCCTGCCCGTGGTGCCGCTGCAGGAAGCGGACGTGCGGGAGGCGCTGGCGGCCGCGGGTTTCGCGCTGCGGGAGCTGCGGAGTTACGCGATGCCCCCCGCGCTCCGCACCGGCGTGGACGATGTGGACGGAGTGTTCTTCGCCCACGCGCAGAAACCGCTGGAAGCCTGA
- the TCAP gene encoding telethonin, giving the protein MVGPGVVGGSRGLLSARLGCRVQEEDVGRRETFSAEWLDLELSSRPEDGWCRREVDTQRRETLEQRGAVRVLEQRSPWGLLRVGVLGQPLAQHLLPYARTFPVPLFAPSDLRGAKGGIPRTLSRSLSHEAQRG; this is encoded by the exons ATGGTGGGCCCTGGCGTGGTGGGGGGCTCCAGGGGGCTGCTCTCGGCCCGCCTGGGCTGCCGTGTCCAAGAGGAGGACGTGGGCAGGAGAGAGACCTTCAGCGCCGAGTGGCTGGACCTGGAGCTCAGCTCCCGGCCCGAGGACGG GTGGTGCCGGCGGGAGGTGGACACGCAGCGCCGGGAGACGCTGGAGCAGCGCGGGGCCGTGCGGGTGCTGGAGCAGCGCTCGCCCTGGGGGCTGCTGCGGGTGGGGgtcctggggcagcccctggcccagcacctcctgccctaCGCCCGCACCTTCCCCGTGCCCCTCTTCGCCCCCTCGGACCTCCGCGGTGCCAAGGGGGGGATTCCCCGCACCCTCTCCCGCTCCCTCTCCCACGAAGCCCAGCGGGGCTGA